The following proteins are encoded in a genomic region of Streptomyces collinus Tu 365:
- a CDS encoding ABC transporter permease: protein MTVLKTSLRNFLAHKGRMALSAVAVLLSVGFVTGTLVFTDTMNTTFDKLFQATSSNVTVSAKGSSDTGETTSRTGKPPVMPASVLGEIRRAPGVRSAEGTVFSTSVTVVDGHNDKLSPTSGAPTIVGNWNHNDARTMKITSGTAPKDAGQVMLDADTAKKHHLGLGDDIGVITALGTHHARVSGIATFTVTNPGAAIFYLETKTAQQTLVGRTGVYTNVNVTAAKGVTDARLKKDVSAALGGGYKVQTAKEVADANQKDVESFLNVMKYAMLGFAGIAFLVGIFLIINTFSMLVAQRTREIGLMRAIGSSRRQVNRSVLVEALLLGVIGSALGVGAGVGIAVGLMKLMGSMGMHLSTDDLTVAWTTPALGLLLGVVVTVLAAYLPARRAGKVSPMAALRDAGAPADARAGIVRAVIGLVLTGAGTASLYVAGTADKATGGSAWLGLGVVLTLIGFVVIGPLLASGLIRVLGAVILRVFGPVGRMAERNALRNPRRTGATGAALMIGLALVACLSVVGSSMVASATDQLDKTVGTDFIIQEDHGQVINPQAVKAVKATPGLARVTEYRSTVADYTTPDGRTLKDTDITAADPTYARDLRKKTVAGNLEDAYRPDSMSVHEKFAKAHGIHLGSKITVAFKDGSTAHLTVRAVTSSDEVIDQGAMYTSIATLAKYVPADKMPLDQLVFATAKDGQQAAAYKALKQALHAYPQYTVRDQTDYKKALKDQIGQLLNMIYGLLALAIIVAILGVVNTLALSVVERTREIGLMRAIGLSRRQLRRMIRLESVVIAVFGALLGLGLGMGWGATAQKLLALEGLKVLDIPWPTIITVFVASAFVGLFAALVPAFRAGRMNVLNAIATD from the coding sequence ATGACCGTCCTGAAGACCTCCCTGCGCAACTTCCTCGCGCACAAGGGCCGGATGGCCCTGTCCGCCGTCGCCGTCCTGCTGTCGGTCGGCTTCGTCACCGGCACCCTGGTGTTCACCGACACGATGAACACCACCTTCGACAAGCTCTTCCAGGCCACGTCCTCGAACGTCACGGTCAGCGCCAAGGGGTCCTCCGACACCGGCGAGACCACCTCCCGCACCGGCAAGCCGCCGGTCATGCCCGCCTCGGTGCTCGGCGAGATCCGCAGGGCCCCGGGCGTCCGGTCGGCCGAGGGCACCGTGTTCTCCACCTCGGTCACCGTCGTCGACGGGCACAACGACAAGCTGTCGCCCACCAGCGGCGCCCCGACCATCGTCGGCAACTGGAACCACAACGACGCCCGCACCATGAAGATCACCTCCGGCACGGCGCCGAAGGACGCGGGCCAGGTCATGCTCGACGCGGACACCGCCAAGAAGCACCACCTCGGACTCGGTGACGACATCGGCGTGATCACCGCCCTCGGCACGCACCACGCGCGCGTGTCCGGCATCGCCACCTTCACCGTCACCAACCCCGGCGCGGCCATCTTCTACCTGGAGACGAAGACCGCCCAGCAGACCCTCGTCGGCCGCACCGGCGTGTACACCAACGTCAACGTCACCGCCGCCAAGGGCGTCACCGACGCGCGGCTGAAGAAGGACGTGAGCGCCGCCCTCGGCGGCGGCTACAAGGTGCAGACCGCCAAGGAGGTCGCCGACGCCAACCAGAAGGACGTCGAGAGCTTCCTGAACGTCATGAAGTACGCGATGCTCGGCTTCGCCGGGATCGCCTTCCTGGTCGGCATCTTCCTCATCATCAACACCTTCTCGATGCTGGTCGCCCAGCGCACCCGCGAGATCGGCCTGATGCGCGCCATCGGCTCCTCCCGCCGCCAGGTCAACCGGTCCGTGCTCGTCGAGGCCCTGCTGCTCGGCGTCATCGGCTCCGCGCTCGGCGTCGGCGCCGGCGTCGGCATCGCCGTCGGCCTGATGAAGCTCATGGGCAGCATGGGGATGCACCTGTCCACCGACGACCTGACCGTCGCCTGGACCACCCCCGCGCTCGGCCTGCTGCTCGGCGTGGTCGTCACCGTCCTCGCCGCCTACCTGCCGGCCCGCCGCGCCGGCAAGGTCTCCCCGATGGCCGCCCTGCGCGACGCCGGCGCCCCCGCCGACGCCCGGGCCGGGATCGTCCGGGCCGTGATCGGCCTGGTCCTCACCGGCGCCGGCACCGCGAGCCTGTACGTCGCCGGCACCGCCGACAAGGCCACCGGCGGCTCCGCCTGGCTCGGCCTCGGCGTGGTGCTCACCCTGATCGGCTTCGTCGTCATCGGCCCGCTGCTGGCCTCCGGCCTGATCCGCGTCCTCGGCGCCGTCATCCTGCGGGTCTTCGGCCCCGTCGGACGCATGGCCGAGCGCAACGCGCTGCGCAACCCGCGCCGCACCGGCGCCACCGGCGCCGCCCTGATGATCGGCCTGGCCCTGGTGGCCTGCCTGTCGGTGGTCGGCTCCTCCATGGTGGCCTCCGCCACCGACCAGCTCGACAAGACCGTCGGCACCGACTTCATCATCCAGGAGGACCACGGCCAGGTCATCAACCCGCAGGCCGTCAAGGCCGTCAAGGCCACGCCGGGCCTGGCGCGGGTCACCGAGTACCGCAGCACCGTCGCCGACTACACCACCCCCGACGGCCGCACCCTCAAGGACACCGACATCACCGCGGCCGATCCGACCTACGCACGCGACCTGCGCAAGAAGACCGTCGCGGGCAACCTGGAGGACGCCTACCGGCCCGACTCGATGTCGGTCCACGAGAAGTTCGCCAAGGCCCACGGCATCCACCTCGGCTCGAAGATCACCGTCGCCTTCAAGGACGGCTCCACGGCCCACCTGACCGTCCGCGCCGTCACCAGCAGCGACGAGGTGATCGACCAGGGTGCCATGTACACCTCCATCGCCACCCTGGCGAAGTACGTGCCCGCCGACAAGATGCCGCTCGACCAGCTGGTCTTCGCCACCGCGAAGGACGGGCAGCAGGCGGCCGCCTACAAGGCGCTGAAGCAGGCCCTGCACGCCTACCCGCAGTACACCGTGCGCGACCAGACCGACTACAAGAAGGCGCTGAAGGACCAGATCGGCCAGCTCCTCAACATGATCTACGGCCTCCTGGCGCTCGCGATCATCGTCGCGATCCTCGGCGTGGTGAACACCCTCGCCCTCTCCGTGGTCGAGCGCACCCGCGAGATCGGCCTGATGCGGGCGATCGGCCTCTCCCGCCGCCAGCTGCGCCGCATGATCCGCCTGGAGTCCGTGGTGATCGCCGTCTTCGGTGCCCTGCTCGGCCTCGGCCTCGGCATGGGCTGGGGCGCCACCGCCCAGAAGCTGCTCGCGCTGGAGGGCCTGAAGGTCCTGGACATCCCGTGGCCGACCATCATCACCGTCTTCGTCGCCTCGGCCTTCGTGGGCCTGTTCGCCGCCCTGGTCCCGGCCTTCCGGGCCGGCCGGATGAACGTCCTGAACGCCATCGCGACCGACTAG